One Artemia franciscana chromosome 15, ASM3288406v1, whole genome shotgun sequence genomic window carries:
- the LOC136036658 gene encoding uncharacterized protein LOC136036658 has translation MDRRRLRIATWNVSTLNEPASKNLLYQELRKNKVSIAGLTETRLTGSGEERIGNSDSLFWSGGSSRRNGVGLALNSLTRKALLLHEAVSDRLMKARFGHKHGKMTVIIGYAPTNDSDDATKEDFYSALSRCLATVPPMI, from the coding sequence ATGGACCGAAGGAGGCTACGAATAGCCACCTGGAATGTCTCGACTTTGAATGAACCTGCGTCAAAGAACCTACTCTATCAAGAACTTCGCAAGAATAAAGTGTCAATTGCAGGTCTTACAGAAACACGTCTTACCGGAAGCGGAGAAGAGCGAATAGGTAACAGTGACTCATTGTTCTGGTCTGGAGGAAGTTCGAGAAGGAATGGTGTTGGCCTTGCACTCAATAGCCTTACAAGAAAGGCCTTACTTTTACACGAAGCTGTATCGGACAGATTAATGAAGGCCCGCTTTGGACACAAACATGGCAAGATGACTGTCATCATAGGCTATGCCCCGACCAACGATTCTGATGATGCAACTAAGGAGGATTTCTACTCTGCTTTGTCCAGATGCCTTGCAACAGTTCCCCCCATGATATAA